A window of Ignavibacterium sp. contains these coding sequences:
- a CDS encoding ATP-binding protein, whose product MELEKEILNNNQNNLLESLLNHPSLGMIRITSEGIPVLANGTILKFLSLESFTELIELYNQSESFRNNFNTHKYFKYINQEIKNNYLETEWLNKNGKVVFFKEFVSPVYNGSGFPDYFDCIIEDQTDKKIVEQLIKSCQTRDFQILKALPDILFIVSSDGSLLDSKFNSHSSFFKNPALLIGRKITSVFPKAVSEKLSEAIKHTLQTNQLSSVEFSVISEDKEIFYEARIVVNSDNQALMLLRDVTPQKEAEAQLRKVTEDLKQANASKDKFFSIIAHDLRTPLIGLIGYAEILSEDIDELELSEIKEYSKNIVDISRQTIKLLSNLLEWSRLQTGKIQFNPSDVKIYSIVENIFQLLKSNAQHKEIQLLNSTDVNHIAYADDNMIYSVLNNLISNAIKFTRTGGKIEVSSEQKGEEIIVSVKDNGVGIDEENLKNLFELDKSFTTPGTENEKGSGLGIILCRDFIKKHGGRIWVDSKVGEGTTFFFTLPVFH is encoded by the coding sequence ATGGAACTCGAAAAAGAAATATTAAACAACAATCAAAACAATCTGCTTGAATCTTTATTAAATCATCCTTCATTAGGAATGATTCGTATTACTTCCGAAGGAATTCCTGTTTTAGCTAACGGGACAATTCTCAAATTCTTATCACTTGAATCTTTTACTGAACTTATTGAGTTATATAATCAGAGTGAATCGTTCCGCAATAACTTTAATACACACAAATACTTTAAATACATTAATCAGGAAATAAAAAATAATTATCTTGAAACAGAATGGCTTAATAAAAATGGTAAAGTAGTTTTTTTCAAGGAGTTTGTAAGTCCGGTTTACAATGGTTCCGGTTTCCCGGATTATTTTGACTGTATAATTGAAGATCAGACAGATAAAAAAATTGTTGAACAATTAATTAAAAGTTGTCAGACAAGAGATTTTCAGATACTTAAAGCTTTGCCGGATATTTTATTTATAGTTTCTTCAGATGGCTCTTTGCTCGATAGTAAATTCAATTCACACTCAAGTTTTTTTAAAAATCCTGCTTTGCTGATCGGGAGAAAAATAACTTCAGTTTTTCCGAAAGCTGTTTCTGAAAAATTATCCGAAGCAATTAAACATACGCTTCAAACAAATCAATTAAGCTCAGTCGAGTTTTCAGTTATATCTGAGGATAAAGAAATTTTTTACGAAGCAAGAATAGTTGTTAATTCTGATAATCAGGCATTAATGCTTTTGCGCGATGTTACACCACAGAAAGAAGCCGAAGCACAATTAAGAAAAGTAACTGAAGACCTTAAGCAGGCAAATGCTTCAAAGGATAAATTCTTTTCAATTATTGCTCATGATCTCAGAACACCTTTAATTGGTTTGATTGGTTACGCAGAAATTCTTTCAGAAGATATTGATGAACTTGAGCTTTCGGAAATAAAGGAATATTCAAAAAACATTGTGGACATTTCACGACAAACGATTAAGCTATTATCAAACTTACTTGAGTGGTCACGATTACAAACTGGTAAAATTCAATTTAACCCTTCAGATGTTAAAATTTATTCCATCGTTGAAAATATTTTTCAACTACTCAAATCGAATGCACAGCATAAAGAAATTCAACTTCTAAATTCGACAGATGTAAATCATATTGCTTATGCAGATGATAATATGATTTATTCTGTTCTCAATAATCTGATTTCAAACGCAATTAAGTTTACCAGAACAGGTGGTAAAATAGAAGTTTCATCAGAACAAAAAGGCGAAGAGATTATTGTGTCTGTAAAAGATAATGGTGTTGGTATTGATGAAGAAAATCTGAAAAATCTTTTTGAACTTGATAAAAGCTTTACTACTCCGGGCACTGAAAATGAAAAAGGTTCCGGACTCGGAATTATTCTTTGCCGTGATTTTATAAAAAAACATGGTGGTAGAATTTGGGTTGATAGTAAAGTGGGTGAAGGGACTACTTTCTTTTTTACTCTTCCTGTCTTTCATTGA